A single Cannabis sativa cultivar Pink pepper isolate KNU-18-1 chromosome 7, ASM2916894v1, whole genome shotgun sequence DNA region contains:
- the LOC115696586 gene encoding ervatamin-B-like has translation MLLIQISIKTKNIKKIILHNNQIVHTSMALFVRELGMMSTTILCAVLVIILGYSKVCPLVECRRLGQDEASSQDKHEQWMSVHGRTYIDDVEKEKRSNIFADNAAYVEKFNSQENRSFTLKTNSYADLTDNEFMNAHTGGKYRRSNRSSSSQFDSSFISDSITNVPSSIDWRQKGAVSPIREQLQCGSCWAFASAEAVESLTKIRTGKAYILSVQQLLDCATQNPNSRGCGGGNPEDAFDYLISNGGITTESNYPYKAKDGSCDRKRASQIAARISDYKYVPENNENALLQAVAKQPVTAFVNSEGKEFRLYSSGVFTGSCGTTLDHVVLIVGYGQAEDGTKYWVIKNSWGEQWGEKGYMRIQRNSGPAQGKCGIAMSASYPIA, from the exons atgttattaattCAGATatcaataaaaacaaaaaacatcaaaaaaatcattttgcATAATAATCAAATAGTACATACTAGCATGGCGTTATTTGTACGTGAATTAGGAATGATGAGTACAACAATATTATGTGCGGTACTAGTTATAATCTTAGGTTATAGTAAAGTGTGTCCTTTAGTAGAGTGTCGACGATTGGGGCAAGACGAAGCCTCCTCTCAAGATAAACATGAGCAATGGATGAGTGTTCATGGACGTACTTATATAGATGATGTGGAGAAGGAGAAGCGCAGTAACATATTCGCTGACAATGCAGCCTACGTAGAGAAGTTTAATAGCCAAGAAAATAGAAGTTTCACGCTGAAAACTAATTCCTATGCCGATTTGACAGACAATGAATTTATGAACGCTCATACTGGAGGAAAATATAGGAGGTCTAATAGGTCAAGTTCATCTCAGTTTGATTCATCTTTTATCTCCGATTCTATAACTAATGTTCCTTCTAGCATCGATTGGAGGCAAAAAGGAGCTGTTAGTCCCATAAGAGAACAACTCCAATGTG GATCTTGTTGGGCATTCGCATCAGCGGAAGCTGTTGAGAGCCTAACAAAGATTCGAACAGGGAAGGCGTATATACTCTCAGTACAACAACTATTGGATTGCGCCACACAAAATCCAAACTCTCGTGGCTGCGGCGGTGGTAACCCGGAGGATGCTTTTGACTACTTGATAAGCAACGGAGGCATAACAACTGAATCTAACTACCCATATAAAGCAAAAGACGGAAGTTGCGATCGAAAAAGGGCATCCCAAATCGCAGCTCGAATTAGTGACTACAAGTATGTGCCAGAGAATAACGAGAATGCATTGCTTCAGGCGGTGGCCAAACAACCGGTGACGGCTTTCGTGAATTCTGAGGGGAAAGAGTTTCGTTTATACTCAAGTGGGGTCTTCACCGGAAGCTGTGGGACAACATTGGACCATGTTGTGTTGATCGTTGGGTATGGTCAAGCTGAAGATGGGACCAAATATTGGGTGATTAAAAATTCATGGGGAGAACAATGGGGTGAGAAAGGTTACATGAGAATTCAGAGAAATTCTGGTCCTGCACAAGGAAAATGTGGTATTGCCATGTCTGCTTCATATCCAATTgcctaa